A segment of the Terribacillus aidingensis genome:
TGCGAAAGACTTGGAATCCAGCTTAATGCAGAGAACGAGGATATGATCAAGGAAAAGGCTGAGGAATGGTACGGCATGCTGTACGAAGTGCACAATGCCGACGAACGAAGACAGCGGTTCGAGGAACTTGAAACACTGTTCAAAGCGAATAATTCCGACCATGAGATGTTGTTCGAAATACAGAAGATCAGGTTTTTTTTGGTGGAAGGCAGAGTACAGGAAGCTAAAGAACAAATTGATCGATTAGAAACTTTAGAGAATACTTTTGAGCCAATTCATTTATTTTATTGGAATAAGTTCTTAGGGAATTATAATCATACTGTGACAGAGGAATACTCCAAGGCAATCAAATACTACGAATATGCTGAATCGATAATGGAATCTATTGAACTTCAAGACAAAGAAGTTGCAGATATTCATTATCTATTAGCGGTACTTCATAGTAAACTGGTAAACGATCTAAATGCACTAGAGTATGGCCAAAAAGCTCTTTCAGTATTTCGAGAAAATTATAATTTCGTGCGTTGTGCACAATGTCATATAGTTCTAGGAATTGCGTATAGAAGATTACACATGCATGATATGGCAATTAAGCAATATAATTTAGCAAAGCACCTTGGTGAAATAACTGATGAAAATGATATTATTCAGCTTACAAACCATAACTTAGGTTATTTACATTCACGTGCAGGTCAGTCGGAAGAAGCAATCAAATATTATAAAGCAGCATTTGATATGGATAATATGCAAATGAGCTTTAATTTGACTACGGTTACTTCTCTGATTAGAGAGTATTATATAACTGGTAAACTTAAGGAAGCTCAATGCTTAATTAACCAAGCTAAAGAAATAATGGAAAAGCAAAACTTGGGAAGCAAAGTTATAAGATGGGAAATAGAAATTTTCCAAGCAGCTCTTGATAATAACTTTGAGCATCTTGAGAATACCATCACTAATCAATTGTTACCACATCTAGTAGAACAGGAAGATAATATTAACGTAATTATCTACTCTAACATGATTGCTGAAAAGTATGAGGAAATTAAAAAATATAAGAATGCTTCTCTGTTTTATAAGATGGCAAATAAGTATTACCAAGATTTATTAAATCTGTAGGGGGAACACTGATGAAAAAAGTTGTTGGAATTGCGATTACAGCGGTTGTTTTAAGTATCAGCCTAACATTTAACAGTGGAAGTAAACCCGAAGCGTTGGACTTGCAGCCAGGTGCATTTTCAATTAAAAACCAAACTGCTTTAGATTTACAGCCAGGTGCTTTCTCTCACAGTAAATTAATAGCTGCAAATGATTTACAACCAGGAGCATTTTAAAAATAGAGTCAATCTCTATTTTTTTCTTTTTGTAAGAAGGAGTTTCCAATCCTTCGCCGAATAAGTACATCATGTACTATTTCCCTTAAGTAAGACCCTCAATCGCCCGCTTTATTTTCGGATAAGGCGGGCTTTTTCTTTTTCTTGTGCTTGACTTCGTTTGGCGGTCAAAACGTGCTAAAATAGTTATATGTTATAGTCTGGTTGCTTTACGGCAGCTCCTTTTGCTATGATCATTTTTATATACATGTAAGGTGAATTCCGGAGGTGACAGTATGTCAGAGATTACGAAAGAACAGGTGTTGCATGTAGCGCATTTGGCGCGTCTTGCAATTACTGATGAAGAAGCAGAAAAAATGACGAAGGAACTTGATGCGATTATCGGGTATGCCGAGCTTTTGAATGAGCTTGATACAGATAACGTGGAGCCTACGACGCACGTGCTTGATTTGAAGAACGTTATGCGTGAGGATGAACCGCGCAAGTGGATCGACCGGGAGGATGCATTGAAAAATGCACCGGATCAGAAAAATGGCCAGTTCCGTGTGCCGTCGATTTTGGACTGAGGAGGAAGATTATGTCTTTGTTTGATTATACATTGAAAGAATTGCAGGAAAAGCTACATAACAAAGAGATCACAGTAACGGATCTTGTGGATGCTTCCTACGCGCGTATTAAGGAAGTAGACGATGAAGTGAAAGCTTTCTTGACGCTTGATGAAGAAAATGCACGTGCAGCTGCAAAGGAATTGGACGAGCAGGGCGGCGACAACCCGCTATTCGGTATTCCTATCGGTATCAAGGATAATATCGTAACTAAAGGTCTTCGTACAACATGTGCGAGTAAGTTCCTAGATAACTTCACAGACCCGCTTTACGATGCGACAGTTGTTTCTAAGCTAAAGGAAAAGAAAACTGTTACAATCGGTAAATTGAACATGGATGAATTTGCGATGGGTTCTTCCAATGAGAACTCCGCTTACTTCACAACACGCAACCCTTGGAACACAGATTATGTTCCTGGCGGTTCCAGCGGTGCGTCCGCAGCTGCTGTAGCTGCAGGAGAGGTGTTCTTCTCCCTAGGTTCTGATACAGGTGGTTCCATCCGTGAACCAGCAGCATTCTGCGGTGTAGTTGGCCTAAAGCCTACATACGGTCTTGTATCCCGTTTCGGTCTTGTTGCATTCGCATCATCTCTTGACCAAATCGGTCCGATGACTCGTACGGTTGAAGATAACGCACACTTGCTGCAAGCAATCGTAGGTCATGATGAAATGGATTCTACAAGTGCAGACGTGGAAATCCCGAACTATACAGAAGCTTTGAAACAAGATGTAAAAGGTTTGCGCATTGCCGTACCTTCCGAGTATCTTGGCGAAGGTGTTTCTGACGAAGTACGTGAATCCATCAAGGCTGCCTTGAAAGTTTATGAAGATCTTGGCGCAACTTGGGAAGAAGTTTCCCTGCCACACTC
Coding sequences within it:
- a CDS encoding helix-turn-helix domain-containing protein; amino-acid sequence: MEIGPLIKLHRIKQNMTQEDLAAGIVSESYLSKIENQKTDASPEVITLLCERLGIQLNAENEDMIKEKAEEWYGMLYEVHNADERRQRFEELETLFKANNSDHEMLFEIQKIRFFLVEGRVQEAKEQIDRLETLENTFEPIHLFYWNKFLGNYNHTVTEEYSKAIKYYEYAESIMESIELQDKEVADIHYLLAVLHSKLVNDLNALEYGQKALSVFRENYNFVRCAQCHIVLGIAYRRLHMHDMAIKQYNLAKHLGEITDENDIIQLTNHNLGYLHSRAGQSEEAIKYYKAAFDMDNMQMSFNLTTVTSLIREYYITGKLKEAQCLINQAKEIMEKQNLGSKVIRWEIEIFQAALDNNFEHLENTITNQLLPHLVEQEDNINVIIYSNMIAEKYEEIKKYKNASLFYKMANKYYQDLLNL
- the gatC gene encoding Asp-tRNA(Asn)/Glu-tRNA(Gln) amidotransferase subunit GatC; the protein is MSEITKEQVLHVAHLARLAITDEEAEKMTKELDAIIGYAELLNELDTDNVEPTTHVLDLKNVMREDEPRKWIDREDALKNAPDQKNGQFRVPSILD
- the gatA gene encoding Asp-tRNA(Asn)/Glu-tRNA(Gln) amidotransferase subunit GatA, with the translated sequence MSLFDYTLKELQEKLHNKEITVTDLVDASYARIKEVDDEVKAFLTLDEENARAAAKELDEQGGDNPLFGIPIGIKDNIVTKGLRTTCASKFLDNFTDPLYDATVVSKLKEKKTVTIGKLNMDEFAMGSSNENSAYFTTRNPWNTDYVPGGSSGASAAAVAAGEVFFSLGSDTGGSIREPAAFCGVVGLKPTYGLVSRFGLVAFASSLDQIGPMTRTVEDNAHLLQAIVGHDEMDSTSADVEIPNYTEALKQDVKGLRIAVPSEYLGEGVSDEVRESIKAALKVYEDLGATWEEVSLPHSRYAVAAYYLLSSSEASANLARFDGVRYGVRSTQAENMIDVFKYSRRDGFGEEVKRRIMLGTFALSSGYYDAYYKKAQKARTLIKNDFDKVFEDYDVIVGPTTPTPAFKVGEKVEDPLTMYATDILTIPVNLAGVPGISLPCGFSSEGLPIGLQIIGKHFDEATIYRAAYAFEQATDHHKQKPALGGVKG